Genomic window (Primulina eburnea isolate SZY01 chromosome 8, ASM2296580v1, whole genome shotgun sequence):
ATTGTGGAAAAAATATTCCCAATATGATTGTATTTTATATCTAAACTATTGAAtataaaatactaaaatttgaattaaaaatattcATTATAGATAGTTGGACTTTCGGGTCAAGTAAATAAGATCCCGAGCACCCGAATCCGATCGGATAGAAAAAGTCGGGTAGTTTGGGTATTTTGTTGTGGTCGGgtattataatttaattaaaataaattttgtgttACTTTAGTTATATATTTTAGTTGATGATGCTAATACActaatatttttgtatttttaaattatatttcaattAACAACAAACTATAGACTTAGTTTAgtaaaatttttataatttattttaaaagagcaAAATAATTCGATTATTTTAGATATggtataaaatataaaacttgAAACCCGAATCACCTGACcctaaaatttatatatactattaatattaaacaaatttataaaaagtttaaaatgaaatttaaatagTTCCAGTATGAtaataagtaaaaaaaaaaaatcataattgtTTAAACAATAAAtcgatttttaaatataaattttcgattttaataCTCAGTTCCTATGTAAAAACGGTAGTTTATGGAGAAGAAATGATACTGCATTGTGGCGGCGCGTTTGCTCGATGTCGATGGCGACCTGCTTCGCGCGCTGGGACTGTGTGCTTAGTTTCTCCAGAGAAGCTTCGGCAACAACTCGATAATCTTCACATGGAGGCTGACGCTACAAGAACAAAAGGTCTTTATCTTTCTTAATTATTTCAACCATTTGTCATCTCTTTTCTTTGGtggattattttatgtatttggTAATTGGATTTTACTTAATGAATTAGGAATTGTTGTTTTGACATTCAGGTTTCTAATGTTAGGTGAATTTTGATTTATTTAGTCTGTAAGTTCACAAAGTTCGTAGCTTTGTCGGGAGAATTGAAGCCAGAAGTTTAGCTGAGTTCGAGTTAGTGTATTTTACATGTGAAGCTTACAATTATTTCTGCCCCGCCCTGGGATTATTGAATTTGTGGCATCCGAATTGACTATGATTAGTACCCAACCCATGTTAATAGACAAGAGGGAGAAcaaaaaagatttgaatacaaacgATTAACATGATATGTATTATCTAAATATAGATGGGGATATAATAGGATATAGATAACAATGACGCCACTTAGTGGGATAAAGGAGGCTTCTGTGCTGTTGTTGCTCTGAATTTACCATCGTGTATTCTTTAAATTTTTGTACCTGATGAAATGGACATGGCTAAATTTTTTGCTAAATCTTAGGTGTATATGATTATATTTAATAAGGATGACCACGAGTTATCCATATAATGTAAGAGATTTGCAAGAGTGTATCTTCCTCTAGTTTTACATTTTATGGTCAAATCATTTTCTTCTGGTCGGAAGGTATCAAGAAGTTCATGGATTGTGATCACTGAGATATTCAGTGGAGTGAGTTGTAAGGGGGTTTGGGGAGTGCTTGCAGTTTAAACTTAATTTATTCCATGAAATTGTTTCGATAATGAGCGATTTGCATTTCATGGCATTCTTAATATATTTGTGAAGCAGCTTCCAACCTGGCTGAGAGTACTAACTGGTTGATGTTTTCAGCAAGTAATGCCAGGTCGAGACTCATGCGGTTGAGTGAAGCGGCAGAGAAATTCAGACGGCAAGCAGCTATTAGTGTCCAAACTGGAAAGGAAGATGATGCTAGGAAGCTGCTATTTCAAAAAAAGCAAGTCATGCAGGCTATGGAGAAGTTGAAGAGTCGCATTGAGTTACTTGATGAGCTTTCGTCGAAACTGAATGAGGTATAGCCACTTTCATATATTCAACTGTGGGTTTTTTTCTGAAGCTGAAATTGCTTAACGTATGTTCTGCTTTCAAATTGATGAACTAGCATGCATTTTGAACTGTTTACAACTAATCGaactgtaaaaaaaaatataaatggaCTGAATAGAATTATTTTCCAAAAATCTAGATGTAATCCTTGAGATGATACAACAGCCTTTACTCATTGATCATGTATAGAACTTCATCTCAATCCATTCATTagtaatgaaaaaaataaaatattccaaGAAAATGACTATGGGTACCAAAAGCTTGGGCTACAATGGTAACGTGTTTGTTTCAAGATAAATACGTTTCCATTTCTTTTAACTGTTTGCAGTGATGTTATCATGGTATATTTACTGATAAaactttcttcttctttttttcattCTATATTTTTACAATTGgagaaaaaataatttatcatggAATATATGTTATGAAAAGTTAAACTTATATATCTATAATCTGAAAGGAAATGGTCGGTGATGGTTGCCAAAAAGGTATGTAAGTTTTACATCTTTGTAGCCAACTAATTAGTTCTTCATAGATTTGGTCTGAGTCACCAAGTGTAAGAGTTGGAAAAAGGTTTGGCCCAAGAGCATTTACTTCAGTTACAAGAGagaacaaaacatttattttcatTGATCCGTGGAAGCTTTTAGGATTGTTACTTCTAAAGCTTGACGTTTTAGGatcaaaaattttcttgaaccttcaataatttattttccGAATAAAAATAAACCAAGATAGACGTATCCCTTCTTTCCTTTATAACAGTTCTAGTCAAGGAAGGTTTTAGAAAAATGCTGAATTCTGATATCTTGGTTGCGGGAGAAAACGACTGTTTTTTCAGGCAATTTCTGTGAAAGAAAGTCTACTGATTGGAAACATTGCTTTGGATATCGAAGTTAATGAAACAGAGCCATCTAGTCCTATTCGGATTATAATCCCTAAAGAGGCCAATCTTAACAATTCATATGAAAATCAACTCTCTGAGTTGGATCAGCTGAAATTTGGTGAGCATCAGGAAGTACTAGTTGTTACAGAGAGTGAGTCAAGTGGGGAAGACTTCAACAACACATCATCTTTCAGTCCAATAGGCGGGAACAATTCAAATACAATGCAGCATTTGAGAGAATTCTCTTCATTCGAAGACTTCATGAAACACATAGATCAAAAGCTGCACGAAACTGAGGAACAACTCGAAATATTTGTAAGTGTTTCCTCCTTACTTTTAGAAAGCAAGAAGAAGCCAGAATACTCGAAGGTGCAGCATGCAACTGGTATTCTTGAGTGTGTGCGTAACACTAGAGAAAGGTAAATAATATTCGAACACTAACCTCTAAGTATATTTCCATCGTGTTCTTACTTATGTTGACAGTTGATTTCCCAGCGTTGTTATATTTGCAGGATTGCTTCGATCATTCAATTAAAAACGAGTTCAAGCGAAACCTTGAGAGAATGACATGATGGTGGGGGAAAAGCTGCAACTTGTTTCTGCAGGTGAAACTAGTCTAGTGTATAACAAACAAAGAGTATATTCATTCTCTTTTCTTGTATTGTTATCGGTATTATATTTTCATGTCCCATATATTTAGTTTTATACATGTTTTCACACAGattaagaaaattattaaaaaaataagtttCACAATTAAATTTCTCATTTTAGCTTTATGTAATGAATGTTTtaatatgataaaaataatGTTGGAGTTAATTAATGTATTTAGTGATAGCGGATGAGTGATTAAAAAATAGAGAGAATAAAACTAAAAACTGGActatgttgtgaaaaagtaaaaatttatggtaacaagtaaaaatctcaaactctcaaaatttaccaaactacacactttataatatttttctctctactcaattgtgattttcttcacaaatgagagatctatttatagagtttcattacacataatccaaaaataaaatacatcattacctacatcatcacacacaaatttctaactttacaactcttattttcaacatttaaatattcaactattactttttccatattaaaatatattatttcaacactcccccttgtgatgatgatcatgatacgatgatgtcttcattacgtgttttgtactgcctcgttaaaaaccttacttggaaaaacccattgggataaaaaccatagtaagggaaaaagagtgcagtcacgtaaactccccctgatgttgacatgaacaattcttcacaaatttcgtagattgcgcatcccaatattatatatgtgatttctgaatattgacgtaggaagtgcctttgtgaagagatctgatgagttttcacttgattgaatgtgacgaacatcaatacatttatttttctcaagctccttggtgaatgcgaagaacttaggaggaatatgtttagttctgtcgctttttatgtatcattctttcatttgagcaacacatgcagcattatcttcatatagtatcacaggcttctcatcgaatgataatccgcatgaaatttggatatgttgggtcattgattttaaccacacacattcacgacttgcttcatgtagtgcaataatctcggcatgatttgatgaagttgttacgagcgtttgtttctgtgaacgccaagatattgcagtgcctccacgagtaaatacatatccagtttgggaacgtgccttgtgtggatcagataagtatccagcatcggcataaccaattatacttggattagcatcttttgaatacaaaagtcccaagtctgtcgttcctcgtagataacggaatatatgtttaattccgttccagtgtctctttgttggatatgagctaaatcttgccaacagagtcacggcaaaagatatatcaggccttgtacaatttgtaaggtacataaagacaccgatggcacttagatatggtacttctggaccaagaatatcttcatcatcttcacatggacggaatggatcattttctatgtttaatgatctaacaaccattggagtacttaaaggatttgctttatccatattaaaacgtttaaggatcttttctgtataatttgtctggtgaacaaacattccacattttttttgttcaatttgtaaacccagacaatacttgatttttccaagatccttcatttcaaattcttccttcaagtatgacacaacttcttgaatttccttattcgttctaatgatgtttaaatcatcaacatatacagcaataattacacatccggatgttgttttcttaatgaaaacacaagggcatattgaattatttacatatccctttttcatcaagtgatcacttggtcgattataccacattcgacctgattgctttaacccatataatgatctttgtaatttcacagaataacattccctgggttttgaactttgtgcttcaggcatcttaaatccttcagggattttcatatatatattactatcaagtgatccatataagtaagctgtaacaacatccataagacgcatttctaaattttcagataccgccaagctaatcaaataccgaaacgtaattgcatccatcacaggagaatacgtttcttcataatcaattccaggcctttgagaaaaaccttgtgcaacaagtcgagctttatatcttactatttcatttttctcatttcgctttcgaataaaaacccatttgtatccaacaggttttacaccttcaggtgtaaggactataggtccaaaaacattacgtttatttagcgaatccaattcaacctggatggcttctttccattttatccagtcctgccgatttttatattcaccaaaagattttggttcatgatcttcattatcatttatgatgtcgattgccacattataagaaaatatattatcaatttcatctatatcttttcggttccatatttttccagtattaatgtaattgatagagatttcatgattctcgtcagtttgtggttctgacagaacatttgcatcatcatgtgtttcttcaggaacatcattctctattttgtgatcatcttgtgtttcttcagaaacatcattctttattttgtgatcatcgtgtttctctatgaattttctttttcgaggatttttatccttagaaccgactggccttccacgcttcaggcgtttaatgacatcatgagtatcttccatttgtttctttggaatttcaattcgagcaggggcatttgcagcatgtacatatgatttagttaccccttttgtgtctgcaaatgcatatggaatttgatttgctattctttgcaagtgtacaatttgttgtacatctttttcacattgttttgttcttggatccagatgtaataatgatgatacataccatgtaatttctttttcggtatgtttttgttctccccctaacattgggaagatttcctcattaaaatgacaatcagcaaaacgtgctgtgaacacgtcgcctgtctgaggttcaagatatcgaatgattgatggactatcataaccgatataaattccaacctttctttgaggtcccattttctttcgttgcggtggtgcaataggcacatacaccatacatccaaaaattctcacatgagaaatgtctggttctttaccaaatgcaagctgcaatggggagtatttatgatatgcacttggtctgatgcgaattaatgaagcagcatgtaaaattgcatgtcctcatatagaaatagggagctttgttttcataatcattggtctagcgatcatttgcagacgtttaatcaatgattcagccaatccattctgtgtatgtacatgagcaacatgatgctcaacaatgattcccatagacatacaataatcattgaaagtctgggaagtaaattcaccagcattatcaagtctaattttcttgattgtataatagggaaattgattcctcaattttattatttgagcaagtaatcttgcaaatgcaacatttcgaattgacaataaacatacatatgaccatctgctggaggcatcaatcaataccataaagtatctgaatggtccacatggtggatggattggtccacaaatatcaccctgaatacgttcaagaaacattggtgattcagtttggattttgactgctgatggtcttataataagttttccaagagaacatgctttacattgaaacttattattctgaaagatcttcttgtctttcagtggatgaccatgtgtattttctataattcttcgcatcattgttgaaccaggatgtctcaatcgatcatgccaattggttaatatcgaagaattatcaactaccatgtttgattcaatgggacttatatgtgtataatgcaatccagtagggagcattggtagtttttcaatcacatatttctttcctgatttatatgtgataagacacatatatttctcattcccttcattcattgtttgagtatcatacccatgggaatatatatcattaaaactcaacaaatttcttttcgattgtggtgaatataaagcatcattgataaaaaattttgtaccattaggtaacaaaaattgtgctttaccacatcctttaatcaagtctacaggacctgatattgtgttcaccgttgattttgttggttttagttccaagaaatatcttttatctcggaggatagtgtgcgttgtaccactatcgggtatgcaaacttcagctttgctcatagaattttccatatttgaacttcaaaaaaatatgcaatgaaataaattactgacaatatatatttaaatataacacatatcataattatacaataaaatattattctatgaatacatgaaaaataaattattatacatttatattctaccattatattgttcattttcagaaaaatcattgagaaaatctgcagcatcaaaattgttcatttctatcccaccaacatgttgatcatttccagagaaatcattcataaaatcatcagcatcaaaatgagttgaatcactcaaacgctcacagcgttcagtgaagttggtctccttttctttcccctttaatgattctttataaagtttacaaagatgctcaggggctcgacaaactttggaccaatgtcctggagtaccacatctgtaacaagaactttcatatctttttgagtgattctcattaatacttgtattctcatgatgccttttctgtggatggtttgggacgctcttttgagatgagttataaaaataactatctctattattttcaaaaccacggcctcgaccatGACCACGGTCAATTCCAcatccacgtccacgacctcgacctcgaccaaaatcttgtctatgaatttgattttagttccgaggtttaaattcatttttacttacagcatttacttcggaaaatgctgttgatccagtgggtcgggactgatgatttctcattaatagctcattgttcttttccgccacaagaagacaggcgatgagctcagaatatctcgcaaatccacgtactctatattgttgctgtagagtaatatttgatgcatgaaatgtggaaaatgttttttcaagcatctcagattctgtgacctcatgtccacaaaattttaattgcgagattattctatacatcgccgaattgtaatcactgactttttaaaaatcttggaatctcagtgtattccattcatcccgggcggtcggaagtataacttcccttatatgttcaaatctttcttttaatcccttccacaaagccataggatttttttcagtcagatattcacatttgaatccatcgtcgagatgtcgacgcaaaaatatcatggctcttgcattttcttgtgacgtgcatatgccattttctttaatggtctcgcttagacccaatgactcaagatgcatttctacatctagagttcatggcatataattctttcccgtgatgtcgagcgcaataaattcgagctttgttaaatttgacatggtggtactaaaaaaaaattacgatgcattttattagttaataaatattgcaatacaaagtaacggataaacaacaagtacaagtatttgtaaaaataaagaaaacgcacgaggaggatattctccgataaatacaagactcgtgagtatgataaccaaaataattaaaaatatccttgagaaagccatcttcttttttcttcgaaaaatttgatgatgaataatttttagagaagaagagaaagttggagtgattgaatgtgtttgtgagatgatatttatagggcaaaaactagccgtttgttaccgtttatgaccgttggtgtacaaaaaataaatgtatgtatttgtataattttatggtaataatatgatgtatataatattagacatgtttaaataattttgtatatcatatcataatattataatgagtgtcattatttattttgtttaaaaaccttataggcttttatacttgtcgtatcccttaccgggagtgtgggatgtcgtcttaacatcctcccaggatttataacaagtttatgaaaaatttatttttattatttctaataataacattatattgtatattaaataaatacacaataaataaataacagtaaaataaatataattacttttgttacctttttcttctgtttggagcttggaaaagtatgtaggacttttagagcttcgtgctgataacgtgttgtgaaaaagtaaaaatttatggtaacaagtaaaaatctcaaactctcaaaatttaccaaactacacactttataatatttttctctctactcaattgtgattttcttcacaaatgagagatctatttatagagtttcattacacataattcaaaaataaaatacatcattacttacatcatcacacacaaatttctaattttacaactcttattttcaacattcaaatattcaactattacttttttcatattaaaatatattatttcaacagaCTATATATTTTGGACTTACAAAAAATAATTGTAGTCTTTATATTTGAGACGGAGAAGGTATGTTACTCGATTGCTATTTTTAGCCTCGGGGGTTCTGCTTATGTCCCGTCCCGCTTTAACGATGAATAGAGAATAAAAATCAAGTCTTAATATAAGGGTGCGTAATTACACAATGTTTGAGAAGTCTGGTGTTCTTAAAATTTTTGAGACAATTAATCAAACACATACAAGAATGgaagtaaaaaaatattgagtggatctcatgtgagactgtcttatgaatccaaatatatatataagacgagtcaactctaccgatattcaacataaaaagtaatactcttagcataaaagtaatattttttttgagtgagtctcatgtgagatcgtctcatagatcttaatctgtgagacgggtcaaccttacccatattcacaataaaaagtaatatttttagcataaaaatcatactttttcatggatgaaccaaataagagatttgtctcacaactaagacccgtaagaccgtctcacacaagtttttgctattTTTTTTGGATGACCGAAAAAGATatccgtcttacaaaatacgacccgtgaaaccgtctcacacgagtttttgCTTACAcacaaatatttatatatgttgtttttacataaaacaaatttatcaacataataaaattctgtatcatagatatatatatctatattatatatcagatttgaaatattttattcattcGGATTACTGACTTTAACAGATTTATGGCCAAAGTAAACAGAATTTCTCAGTTATTGAAATGATCAATGAAACATAATTTTGACTGTGCGCCTAATAATCTTAATAATATCTTTTTCATATTAATCATATATATGACCTTTATCTTCAGCACTCCTTTTACTTTTTGCCAAGATAATAACATTagcaattttatttatttgttatttcatattttgaaatttgaataaaataaattcattACTAATATGCTGCTGAATCATCGGTAATTATTATTGGAAAATGGCACGCAATATGTGATCCATCAATGGAAATTAAAAAGGCGCATTAATGATATTCTATAAATAACTATTTACACTCTTATATAATAATGCACTAAATAGAACGAAAGCCATATCTATCAGAAATTTGCCacaaaaatataacaaaaagaaaaaaagaaaatatatgatAATGAAATCTTTTTGTGTAATGATTGTGCCGCTTCTCTTCTTTTTCTCCTCCTTTGTGTTTTTTGTCAATGGCGTCTCGCTACCAAGAAAATTCTTCGATGTCATGAACTACGGTGCAGTTGCCGATGGAAAAACAGACGACAGTCAGGTAAGTTTCTGGTACGAAAATGAAAATGGTAAATAAAATGTGAATTTGTTTCAGCAATTTCGATGACTTATTGTTtgcctatatatatattatctttTTTTTGTGTTAGGCATTTCTTAAAGCATGGAGAGATGCATGTGAATATTATGGGAGGAGTAGAGTTTGGATTCCAAGACGAACATTTATGTTGAATTCAGTAACTTTTGAAGGGCCATGCAATGGTTCGATGGCCTTTCTGATTAAAGGGACGCTCAAGGCTTCTACGGACCCTCGGAATTTCTATACGGAGACTTGGATCGGTTTCAAATATATCGACGACTTGACGGTGAAAGGCAGCGGGTATTTGGACGGCCAAGGCCAGGCGGCGTGGCCTTATAATGACTGTAATAGGAACCCCCATTGCAGGCCTCTTCCTGCTGTAAGTTTCTCTCTAAGTACTAATACAGAATCTAACTAAATCTCATATTTAAATTTCTTTTCCTTGAAAagaaataagaaaatatatataaaaaatgc
Coding sequences:
- the LOC140838538 gene encoding uncharacterized protein — its product is MILHCGGAFARCRWRPASRAGTVCLVSPEKLRQQLDNLHMEADATRTKASNARSRLMRLSEAAEKFRRQAAISVQTGKEDDARKLLFQKKQVMQAMEKLKSRIELLDELSSKLNEAISVKESLLIGNIALDIEVNETEPSSPIRIIIPKEANLNNSYENQLSELDQLKFGEHQEVLVVTESESSGEDFNNTSSFSPIGGNNSNTMQHLREFSSFEDFMKHIDQKLHETEEQLEIFVSVSSLLLESKKKPEYSKVQHATGILECVRNTRERIASIIQLKTSSSETLRE